In the genome of Flaviflexus ciconiae, one region contains:
- a CDS encoding phosphomevalonate kinase has product MTVVAKAPGKLFIAGEYAVVEPGYPAVLVAVNRFITVTLTESENRGRIHSSEYGMPVEWRRDTSGQVVVESQVDYVISVISTVERIREERGVAPAYFDLSIESELDDADGQKFGLGSSAAVVVATVSAMNTFYGLELTDLERFKLALLATIEISPRASGGDIAASTYGGWIAYSSPDRESLRSFAETHSVTELLEADGWRPFAVRRLHTPPSISLQVGWTGSPASTAALVGSVKKASPKDSPDYETFLQSSKRCVGQLVSALQADDLEGVTNLLMIARQNLLDLEASSGILIETDKLSLLCDIAERYGATGKPSGAGGGDCGIALIDSDLPVDSMLEEWSSNGIRPLNLMVEELS; this is encoded by the coding sequence GTGACCGTTGTAGCCAAAGCCCCCGGCAAGCTCTTCATTGCCGGCGAATACGCCGTTGTGGAACCCGGATATCCCGCGGTTCTCGTAGCCGTCAACCGCTTTATTACCGTGACCCTCACCGAGTCTGAAAACCGCGGCCGAATCCACTCTTCGGAGTACGGTATGCCGGTGGAGTGGCGGAGGGACACCTCCGGCCAGGTCGTCGTGGAGAGCCAGGTCGACTACGTCATTAGCGTTATCTCGACCGTCGAGAGGATCCGCGAGGAGCGGGGCGTCGCCCCCGCCTACTTTGATCTTTCCATTGAGTCGGAACTCGATGATGCTGACGGCCAGAAGTTCGGCCTCGGCTCCTCCGCAGCGGTCGTTGTCGCAACCGTTTCCGCCATGAACACCTTCTATGGGCTTGAGCTCACCGACCTTGAACGCTTCAAGCTCGCCCTGCTTGCCACGATCGAGATCTCGCCCCGGGCGTCCGGTGGAGATATTGCGGCCTCCACCTACGGCGGCTGGATTGCCTACTCCTCACCGGACCGCGAATCGTTGCGCTCGTTCGCAGAAACACATTCGGTCACTGAATTACTTGAGGCAGACGGCTGGAGGCCGTTTGCCGTACGCCGACTGCACACCCCGCCCAGCATCTCCCTCCAGGTGGGGTGGACTGGGTCCCCGGCCTCGACCGCTGCTCTCGTTGGTTCCGTCAAGAAGGCGAGCCCGAAGGACAGCCCCGACTACGAGACATTCCTCCAGTCGTCAAAGCGCTGCGTTGGTCAGCTGGTCTCCGCACTTCAGGCCGATGATCTTGAGGGCGTCACCAACCTTCTTATGATTGCCCGCCAAAACCTCCTTGACCTTGAAGCATCGTCTGGAATTCTCATCGAAACGGACAAGCTTTCCCTGCTCTGCGATATCGCAGAACGCTACGGTGCTACCGGCAAGCCGTCCGGCGCCGGCGGCGGCGACTGCGGCATTGCACTGATCGACTCGGATCTGCCGGTTGACAGCATGCTGGAAGAATGGTCAAGCAACGGTATTCGGCCACTCAATCTCATGGTGGAGGAGCTGTCATGA
- the mvaD gene encoding diphosphomevalonate decarboxylase: MTQATARAYPNIALVKYWGKANEDLILPAAGSMSMTLDDFATTTTVTLDETDSFSLNGAEQGEAGASRVIAFLDLVRNFARTAGLDTADQNARVVSVNEGPTAAGMASSASGFAALAVAASSAYGLELSIRDLSRLARRGSGSASRSLVDRFAVWHAGDDQSSYAEEIPAPDMAMIAVPVATGQKAVSSRKGMVATATTSPFYPAWVTSTEEILKEMIGACKDSDFTLVGEIAETHAMRMHAVIAASRPSIRYLSPTSLEVFDRIAQLRADGIETYGTADAGPNVFAITRPEHAEVVSERLRDLTKDGEAKVLRPGRGAHLVGDDAL; the protein is encoded by the coding sequence GTCCATGACTCTCGACGACTTCGCGACAACGACGACCGTGACGCTCGACGAGACCGACTCTTTTAGCCTCAACGGCGCCGAGCAGGGCGAAGCGGGAGCATCCCGCGTTATCGCCTTCCTGGACCTCGTTCGCAACTTCGCTCGCACCGCTGGCCTGGACACTGCCGATCAGAACGCGCGGGTTGTTTCCGTCAACGAAGGCCCCACCGCCGCCGGCATGGCATCCTCCGCTTCTGGCTTCGCTGCACTCGCGGTCGCAGCATCGTCCGCCTACGGCCTTGAGCTTTCCATCCGCGACCTCTCTCGTCTCGCTCGCCGCGGCTCCGGCTCCGCTTCCCGCTCCCTGGTTGACCGCTTCGCGGTCTGGCACGCCGGGGACGATCAGTCGTCCTACGCGGAAGAGATCCCGGCGCCCGACATGGCAATGATTGCTGTTCCCGTGGCAACCGGCCAGAAGGCCGTCTCCTCCCGCAAGGGCATGGTGGCTACCGCCACTACCTCGCCATTCTACCCCGCCTGGGTGACCTCGACCGAGGAGATCCTGAAGGAAATGATCGGTGCCTGCAAGGACAGTGACTTCACGCTCGTTGGTGAGATCGCCGAGACGCACGCGATGAGAATGCATGCCGTTATCGCGGCTTCCCGACCGTCGATTCGTTACCTCAGCCCCACCAGCCTTGAGGTATTTGACAGAATTGCACAGCTTCGTGCCGACGGTATCGAAACCTACGGAACGGCTGATGCTGGGCCGAATGTTTTTGCGATCACCCGGCCCGAACATGCCGAGGTCGTCTCCGAGCGCCTGCGGGACCTGACGAAGGATGGGGAGGCGAAGGTCCTCCGCCCCGGCAGGGGAGCCCACCTCGTCGGGGACGATGCTCTGTGA